A single window of Nocardioides kongjuensis DNA harbors:
- the fliF gene encoding flagellar basal-body MS-ring/collar protein FliF encodes MQQRLTRYLTRARDTFGGFTAGQKAVAVIGTAALLIAVFMVFRWVSTPSYAPLYSNLSGTDASAVIEELDSQGVPYKIAGGGGTIMVPRSDVYSTRITLSGKGLPASTDGGYSLLDKQSLSTSESQEQTNFKRAMEGELSKTVEAIHGVDTAVVHLAIPEKQVFTDEQDPPTASVLIDTEPGTSLDDGQVQAIVHLVASSIDGLDPKNVTLTDASGKLLTTDDSTDGGVSAASARTKQVEAFQDSMQADIQSVLDRVLGPGNSTVTVTADLDFDKAVTDSRTYGAKENIPPLSESSTNETYAGPASGVDKTGGVVGPDGQMDPATTGTGGDSSYKNTSKTRDNALDQTVEHREKAPGSINTLHIGAVLDATAAAAVQPQVVKDLISNAVGINAQRGDTIDVTTMAFDRTAEKSAAAELKAAKAADATARRNSLLRNIGIGGGIALMVLLAWFQARRRAKVRDDARAYLVEQLRSDAASRTAQLEAPALAALESKELDEEESMRDELIALVDRQPDDVAALLRGWLVEPRS; translated from the coding sequence ATGCAACAGCGCCTCACGCGTTACCTCACGCGCGCCCGCGACACCTTCGGCGGCTTCACGGCCGGGCAGAAGGCCGTCGCCGTCATCGGTACGGCGGCCCTGCTGATCGCCGTTTTCATGGTGTTCCGCTGGGTCTCGACCCCCAGCTACGCCCCGCTCTACTCGAACCTCTCCGGCACCGACGCGAGCGCCGTGATCGAGGAGCTCGACTCCCAGGGCGTGCCCTACAAGATCGCCGGTGGCGGCGGCACGATCATGGTGCCGCGCTCGGACGTCTACAGCACCCGGATCACCCTGTCCGGCAAGGGTCTCCCGGCGAGCACCGACGGCGGTTACAGCCTGCTCGACAAGCAGAGCCTGTCGACCTCGGAGTCGCAGGAGCAGACCAACTTCAAGCGGGCGATGGAGGGTGAGCTCTCCAAGACCGTCGAGGCCATCCACGGCGTCGACACCGCGGTCGTGCACCTGGCCATCCCGGAGAAGCAGGTCTTCACCGACGAGCAGGACCCGCCGACCGCGTCGGTCCTCATCGACACCGAGCCCGGGACGTCGCTCGACGACGGCCAGGTCCAGGCGATCGTGCACCTGGTGGCGTCCAGCATCGACGGCCTCGACCCGAAGAACGTCACGCTGACCGACGCGAGCGGCAAGCTGCTCACCACCGACGACAGCACCGACGGCGGCGTCAGCGCCGCCTCCGCGCGCACCAAGCAGGTCGAGGCCTTCCAGGACTCGATGCAGGCCGACATCCAGTCCGTGCTCGACCGCGTGCTCGGGCCCGGCAACTCGACGGTCACGGTCACCGCCGACCTCGACTTCGACAAGGCGGTCACCGACAGCCGCACCTACGGCGCGAAGGAGAACATCCCGCCGCTGTCGGAGTCGTCCACCAACGAGACGTACGCCGGCCCGGCCAGTGGCGTGGACAAGACCGGTGGGGTGGTGGGCCCCGACGGGCAGATGGACCCGGCCACGACGGGGACCGGCGGCGACTCGTCGTACAAGAACACCTCGAAGACCCGCGACAACGCGCTCGACCAGACCGTCGAGCACCGCGAGAAGGCGCCGGGATCGATCAACACCCTGCACATCGGGGCGGTGCTCGACGCGACCGCCGCTGCGGCCGTCCAGCCGCAGGTGGTCAAGGACCTGATCAGCAACGCGGTCGGCATCAACGCCCAGCGCGGCGACACGATCGACGTCACCACGATGGCCTTCGACCGCACCGCGGAGAAGTCCGCCGCTGCCGAGCTGAAGGCGGCCAAGGCGGCCGACGCGACGGCCCGGCGCAACAGCCTGCTGCGCAACATCGGCATCGGCGGCGGCATCGCGCTGATGGTGCTGCTGGCCTGGTTCCAGGCCCGCCGCCGGGCGAAGGTCCGCGACGACGCCCGGGCCTACCTGGTCGAGCAGCTGCGCTCCGACGCCGCGAGCCGCACCGCCCAGCTGGAGGCCCCGGCCCTCGCCGCACTGGAGTCGAAGGAGCTGGACGAGGAGGAGTCGATGCGCGACGAGCTCATCGCACTCGTCGACCGGCAGCCCGACGACGTCGCCGCCCTGCTGCGCGGCTGGCTCGTGGAGCCGCGGTCATGA
- the fliG gene encoding flagellar motor switch protein FliG: MTLMATSGSTLVSMGVRKAAVLLIQMGKERAAQVMAHLSDAEVEAISGEIARLDAVSASETAQVLTEFHDLATAHAHVTQGGFGFAQQLLEQSLGPERAKEIMERLHAAAVQMPFQFLHRADPAQLRSFIADEHPQVIALVLAHMAADKASLLLSGLPAHQQAVVAHRIAVMDRTSPEIVRTVEAVLERKLSSMLQPTEVSRVGGVDPLVNIINRSDRPTERQIVEGLEGLDPALADEVKSRMFMFEDITGLDDRSVQQVLRQVDTAELALALKGVSDAVRTKITANLSERAAENLLEEVELLGAVRLAQVEEAQQGVIRTIRQLEEQGQIMVRRGNDDEFVL; encoded by the coding sequence ATGACGTTGATGGCGACGTCCGGCTCCACGCTGGTCTCGATGGGCGTCCGCAAGGCCGCGGTGCTGCTCATCCAGATGGGCAAGGAGCGCGCGGCCCAGGTGATGGCGCACCTCAGCGACGCCGAGGTCGAGGCGATCTCCGGCGAGATCGCCCGCCTGGACGCGGTGTCCGCGAGCGAGACCGCACAGGTGCTCACCGAGTTCCACGACCTGGCGACGGCGCACGCGCACGTCACCCAGGGCGGCTTCGGGTTCGCCCAGCAGCTGCTCGAGCAGTCGCTGGGGCCCGAGCGGGCCAAGGAGATCATGGAGCGGCTGCACGCGGCCGCGGTCCAGATGCCCTTCCAGTTCCTGCACCGCGCGGACCCCGCGCAGCTGCGCAGCTTCATCGCCGACGAGCACCCGCAGGTGATCGCGCTGGTCCTCGCGCACATGGCCGCCGACAAGGCGTCCCTGCTGCTCAGCGGCCTGCCCGCGCACCAGCAGGCCGTGGTCGCCCACCGGATCGCGGTCATGGACCGCACGTCTCCCGAGATCGTGCGGACCGTCGAGGCCGTCCTCGAGCGGAAGCTGTCGTCGATGCTGCAGCCCACCGAGGTCTCCCGGGTCGGCGGCGTCGACCCCCTCGTCAACATCATCAACCGCTCGGACCGTCCGACGGAGCGGCAGATCGTCGAGGGCCTCGAGGGCCTCGACCCGGCGCTCGCCGACGAGGTCAAGAGCCGGATGTTCATGTTCGAGGACATCACCGGTCTCGACGACCGCTCGGTGCAGCAGGTGCTGCGCCAGGTCGACACCGCCGAGCTCGCGCTGGCCCTCAAGGGCGTCAGCGACGCCGTGCGCACCAAGATCACAGCGAACCTGTCCGAGCGCGCGGCCGAGAACCTGCTCGAGGAGGTCGAGCTGCTCGGCGCCGTCCGCCTCGCCCAGGTCGAGGAGGCCCAGCAGGGCGTCATCCGCACCATCCGCCAGCTCGAGGAGCAGGGCCAGATCATGGTCCGGCGAGGGAACGACGATGAGTTCGTTCTCTGA
- a CDS encoding FliI/YscN family ATPase, translated as MTVDTAVRARLLEAAAPLHLGTVAELVGLHLEVRGLPDVAVGDLLEVRTTTGPLLAEVAALRPGSAICLPLGTTTGVRAGDLVRATGGPLRIQVGEALLGRVLDGLGRPVDDGPALAPALGLETVSTELATPDALSRPRITEPLGTGVRALDSLVPLGRGQRIGIMAGSGVGKSSLLSMIARGTDAAVNVIALVGERGREVREFIDGDLGPEGLARSVVVVATSDAPAVERLRAAFTATRIAEWFRDGGRDVVLMMDSLTRVAMAQREIGLSAGEPPATRGYPPSVFGLLPRLLERAGTSAAGSITGIYTVLVEGDDLQDPIGDTARSILDGHVVLSRDLATSGHFPAIDVLESISRVHRAVTTPEQQQDAVRLRRMLAAHRSVRELVEIGAYVAGADADADAALARLPLIEEFLRQSMDDITPRAEAWDRLATVVAS; from the coding sequence ATGACCGTCGACACCGCCGTGCGGGCCCGCCTGCTGGAGGCCGCCGCTCCGCTGCACCTCGGCACCGTGGCCGAGCTGGTCGGCCTGCACCTCGAGGTGCGCGGACTGCCGGACGTGGCCGTCGGCGACCTCCTCGAGGTCCGGACGACGACCGGCCCGCTGCTCGCCGAGGTCGCCGCGTTGCGTCCCGGCAGCGCGATCTGCCTGCCCCTCGGCACGACGACCGGTGTCCGCGCCGGCGACCTGGTCCGCGCGACCGGTGGCCCGCTGCGGATCCAGGTCGGCGAGGCACTGCTCGGTCGCGTCCTCGACGGCCTCGGCCGGCCGGTCGACGACGGCCCCGCGCTCGCGCCGGCCCTCGGCCTGGAGACGGTGTCCACCGAGCTCGCCACGCCCGACGCGCTGAGCCGTCCGCGGATCACCGAGCCGCTCGGCACCGGCGTGCGTGCCCTCGACTCCCTCGTCCCGCTCGGCCGCGGCCAGCGCATCGGCATCATGGCCGGCTCCGGCGTCGGCAAGTCGTCACTGCTCTCGATGATCGCCCGTGGCACCGACGCCGCCGTCAACGTGATCGCCCTGGTGGGCGAGCGCGGCCGCGAGGTCCGCGAGTTCATCGACGGCGACCTCGGCCCCGAGGGCCTGGCCCGCTCGGTCGTCGTGGTCGCGACCTCCGACGCGCCCGCCGTCGAGCGGCTGCGCGCGGCGTTCACGGCCACCCGGATCGCGGAGTGGTTCCGCGACGGCGGCCGCGACGTCGTGCTGATGATGGACTCGCTCACCCGGGTCGCCATGGCCCAGCGCGAGATCGGCCTGTCCGCCGGCGAGCCGCCCGCCACCCGCGGGTACCCGCCCAGCGTCTTCGGCCTCCTGCCGCGCCTGCTCGAGCGCGCCGGTACGTCGGCCGCCGGCTCGATCACCGGCATCTACACCGTGCTCGTCGAGGGCGACGACCTCCAGGACCCGATCGGCGACACCGCCCGCTCGATCCTCGACGGCCACGTCGTGCTGTCCCGCGACCTGGCCACCTCGGGCCACTTCCCCGCCATCGACGTGCTCGAGTCGATCTCCCGCGTGCACCGGGCCGTCACCACGCCCGAGCAGCAGCAGGACGCCGTCCGGCTGCGGCGGATGCTCGCCGCACACCGCTCGGTCCGCGAGCTCGTCGAGATCGGCGCCTACGTCGCCGGCGCGGACGCCGACGCCGACGCGGCCCTCGCCCGGCTGCCCCTGATCGAGGAGTTCCTGCGCCAGTCCATGGACGACATCACCCCCCGCGCCGAGGCGTGGGACCGGCTCGCCACGGTGGTGGCCTCGTGA
- a CDS encoding flagellar FliJ family protein — protein sequence MSRVHRDDRGLAAVARVREVRETDSRIGLQRVLAEEAALAGRLTALESSIASAPVPATTTTVELVAARTQLAHVGILVGETRDQVATAEVVTADARARWGADRARLAAVEHLLERRAARRRTEAERRAARDADDLAAQRWARGER from the coding sequence GTGAGCCGCGTGCACCGCGACGACCGCGGCCTGGCCGCCGTCGCCCGGGTCCGCGAGGTCCGCGAGACCGACAGCCGGATCGGCCTGCAGCGGGTCCTCGCCGAGGAAGCCGCCCTGGCCGGGCGCCTCACCGCGCTCGAGTCGAGCATCGCCTCCGCACCCGTGCCGGCCACCACGACCACCGTCGAGCTGGTCGCCGCCCGCACCCAGCTGGCCCACGTCGGCATCCTCGTCGGCGAGACCCGCGACCAGGTCGCGACCGCCGAGGTGGTCACCGCCGACGCCCGCGCCCGCTGGGGCGCCGACCGCGCCCGGCTGGCCGCGGTCGAGCACCTCCTCGAGCGCCGGGCCGCGCGTCGTCGTACCGAGGCCGAGCGGCGCGCCGCCCGCGACGCCGACGACCTGGCCGCCCAGCGCTGGGCGCGAGGTGAGCGATGA
- a CDS encoding transglycosylase SLT domain-containing protein: MSIDNVTARISEIQARLAQFATVRTSASTSGGFATELSARVGGTATAGSVSGDAVVAEARKYVGLPYIWGGTDPTKGMDCSGLVQVVYKNLGYDLPRVSNQQAKMGTPVASMAEAQPGDLLAWDNSSRNNGVDHIAIYIGGGKMIEAPRTGLDIRVVDVPSTPDVIRRIIDQPATGASPVSARAAAGTPYADLINAAAARTGVPANLLAAVAKQESGFNAQAVSPAGAQGLMQLMPGTAKGLGVTNPFDPAQAIDGGARLLRSLLDKFGRTDLALAAYNAGAGAVSRYGGIPPYKETQNYVRNVMAMVS, from the coding sequence ATGAGCATCGACAACGTGACCGCACGGATCAGCGAGATCCAGGCCCGGCTGGCACAGTTCGCGACGGTGCGGACCTCCGCGAGCACGAGCGGCGGCTTCGCGACCGAGCTGTCCGCGCGGGTCGGCGGCACCGCCACCGCCGGCTCGGTGAGCGGCGACGCCGTCGTCGCCGAGGCCCGCAAGTACGTCGGCCTCCCCTACATCTGGGGCGGCACCGACCCGACCAAGGGCATGGACTGCTCCGGCCTGGTGCAGGTCGTCTACAAGAACCTCGGCTACGACCTGCCGCGGGTCTCCAACCAGCAGGCGAAGATGGGGACGCCGGTCGCCAGCATGGCCGAGGCCCAGCCCGGCGACCTGCTCGCGTGGGACAACTCCAGCCGCAACAACGGCGTCGACCACATCGCCATCTACATCGGCGGCGGCAAGATGATCGAGGCCCCGCGCACCGGCCTCGACATCCGCGTCGTCGACGTCCCGTCCACGCCGGACGTGATCCGCCGCATCATCGACCAGCCCGCCACCGGCGCCTCCCCCGTCTCCGCGCGGGCGGCCGCCGGGACGCCGTACGCCGACCTGATCAACGCCGCCGCCGCCCGCACCGGGGTCCCGGCCAACCTGCTCGCCGCCGTCGCGAAGCAGGAGTCCGGCTTCAACGCGCAGGCGGTCAGCCCGGCGGGCGCACAGGGCCTGATGCAGCTGATGCCCGGCACCGCGAAGGGCCTCGGCGTCACCAACCCGTTCGACCCGGCCCAGGCGATCGACGGCGGGGCGCGGTTGCTGCGCTCGCTGCTCGACAAGTTCGGGCGCACCGACCTCGCGCTGGCGGCCTACAACGCCGGAGCCGGCGCCGTCTCCCGGTACGGCGGCATCCCGCCCTACAAGGAGACGCAGAACTACGTCCGCAACGTGATGGCGATGGTGAGCTGA
- a CDS encoding flagellar hook-length control protein FliK — MSITPFLPGLPAPVPTDGAPTGSDAADAGGDPGVVFGDALAAALLATVPLPTTPAGVPTAPVTVAPAAPPLVTAALAPVVAAAVAPVGAPGGPTPEPAPALAEEEAASTQAAPRTPAAIPAPGAAPVLEVRGATEPSLEPTGADTASQPPTSLPAASSEVSRLVAGAPHASSTAAPTVERAVVQQVFPEVTRLVTSTPTDRPGTHRITLTLQPEQLGEVRVTLVVKDGAVQVRLAGNANDLAGSAAVHRALSTGAPELQRLLERSGATEARVLVRDPFSPAAPQPTAPNAPVAATSHASGSTVSADAGRDGASAWNRSSGDPDQRRHRRDVPEPPPLAPVLPPTTPTTPSGQLDRSL, encoded by the coding sequence GTGAGCATCACTCCGTTCCTGCCGGGCCTCCCGGCCCCCGTCCCCACCGACGGCGCCCCCACCGGGAGCGACGCCGCCGACGCCGGCGGCGACCCGGGGGTCGTGTTCGGCGACGCGCTCGCCGCGGCCCTGCTCGCCACGGTGCCGCTCCCGACCACGCCGGCCGGCGTGCCGACGGCTCCGGTCACGGTCGCTCCGGCCGCTCCTCCGCTCGTCACCGCAGCGCTCGCTCCCGTGGTCGCTGCGGCGGTCGCACCCGTGGGCGCACCGGGAGGCCCGACGCCCGAACCGGCCCCCGCGCTCGCGGAGGAGGAGGCCGCGTCCACGCAGGCCGCTCCCCGCACGCCGGCGGCGATCCCTGCCCCAGGGGCGGCACCGGTCCTCGAGGTGCGAGGCGCCACGGAGCCGAGCCTCGAACCGACCGGCGCCGACACCGCGAGCCAGCCCCCCACGAGCCTCCCGGCCGCCTCATCGGAGGTCTCGAGGCTCGTCGCCGGCGCTCCTCACGCCTCGAGCACCGCCGCCCCCACGGTCGAGCGCGCCGTGGTCCAGCAGGTCTTCCCGGAGGTCACCCGCCTGGTCACGAGCACCCCGACCGACCGGCCCGGCACGCACCGGATCACCCTGACCCTGCAGCCCGAGCAGCTCGGCGAGGTGCGGGTGACACTGGTCGTCAAGGACGGCGCGGTGCAGGTGCGCCTCGCGGGCAACGCCAACGACCTCGCCGGCAGCGCGGCGGTGCACCGGGCGCTCAGCACCGGCGCGCCCGAGCTGCAGCGGCTCCTCGAGCGCTCCGGCGCCACCGAGGCCCGGGTGCTGGTCCGCGACCCGTTCAGCCCCGCCGCACCGCAGCCCACCGCGCCCAACGCGCCGGTCGCCGCCACCAGCCACGCGAGCGGCAGCACCGTCTCGGCCGACGCGGGCCGCGACGGCGCGTCCGCCTGGAACCGCTCCTCGGGCGACCCCGACCAGCGCCGGCACCGGCGCGACGTACCCGAACCGCCGCCCCTGGCGCCGGTTCTCCCCCCGACCACCCCGACCACCCCCTCCGGTCAGCTCGACCGGAGCCTGTGA